Below is a window of Quercus robur chromosome 6, dhQueRobu3.1, whole genome shotgun sequence DNA.
AGAATTGTGTATATCTAAAATATAGAGTAGTAAAAATATCATTTAGAAAATGTGTTATGATGACTATTATATAGGCTACTTATGAAGATAATAGTCTATAGTTATTGGTTACTAATAACCCTTAAAAGCCCAAcggctatattatcaattattgtAACCCTTAAAAGCCCAACGgttatattatcaattattgcCTAACggctatttttctcataattgccCAATGACTATTTTACTCATAAATTTCCAATggctagaaaataaataagaataaaagtgTTTGGAACACACACCCACACCAACATATAGTCCTTCACCCCTTCATCTCAGCCTTCCACCTATTGATTTGGTAGAAAATCCCTTGAATGATTGTCCCATCAAGACCTCCTAGAAGCTTTGTGGGTAGCTATGAGCTGAGATGACACTGTTTAGATGACATTTCTCCATAAATGCAGTAAGTTCATTTGGTGTAATGTATTTAATGTAGTGGTGATAACTTTTTTcccaaatatttattttttttactgttaacTGAGCTTTGCTACTTTCCCTGAAGCTTATTCTTCCATAATGGTTACCTCCCTAAAGCCCTCCCGAGGTGGCCTGACTCCTCGGGAAACACAGCTGCTCGGACTTCCTATCCCCACAAAATTAAAGGGGtagacttttatttatttattatatattaatggTTAAGGGAGGGATTTAATCATCTAAATATGTTAATCAATTGAGCTACAAACTCTTGGCATGGGTTAGATTTTGTTACGTAATTCAAGACAAAATGTTTCATTTgattgagcttattttcatctctattttgaATGAATAGTAGTatttttttacacaataaactaaataagttAATGAAAATAAGTTCATCCAAAAGCATACGGTTTTGGtatcatttaaattattgataGTAAATCACTAAAGATACAAttaattttactacaaaaaacaATCAATGTAATTGGTGGcatttaaaaacaatataataaataaattttttaattaaatttttttcctggTTGTctaaattacttatttttttttaattattagcaATCcatcaatattaatttttaagacttatataataaaatttgtaatttctttGATCACTCTTATGTCAACTCCACTAAGTTACCCTTAAAACTATATAGGGAAtcttagaattaaaaaaaaaaaaaactttatgttaataaaaaaaattattttatattctttggTCTTCAAATTTTGACTATCAACACCCATTCTAAATTCTAATAGGATGTGCAAACTTTGTCCTACATatgaaaatagataaaaaaataatttcatttttttctttaaaatttttcctGCGAGATTACAACTAATAAGTTTGTTAAAATAGTCCGAATTATTTTGCTTCACTGCTCCGTGCGGTGGGTTGTCAATGTCCCAAATCCCAATACAAGTTAGTTATTGAGGCGACACCTACATCTACAAAATTTTTAGCAACGCCTGAGAAAGTGAAAGCTCCTcgtcagaaaaaaaaaaaaaaaaaaaaaaaggccgcTGTACATCTTATAACGTCGATTCAAAATCGACGCAATAAAGTCGCTGCGAGTGAACCTCTTCTCTGTTTGCATGATCATTGCGATCCACAACATTATTTCTTCTCGAAAtacacaaaaaccaaaaagcaaaattcCAAAGTAgacttttgcttttgcttttgcttttgctttagctccgatcatcatcatcatcaattcTGTCCACAAaaatagagattagagagaaaTCGATCCAAATCGAATCAGATCGAATCGTATCGACTCGACTCGACCGATGTCGTTCTCGTTCTTCAAGCCGTCGAGGCCTAAAACCCCAGTCGAGGTCGCCAAGGCCATCAAGGACTCCCTCACCGCCCTCGATACCAAAACCGTCGTCGAAGTCAAAGCCCTCGAAAAGGTCTCACATTTTTCCCTCATTTCCCGTTTGGTTTTGCTTATACTCTCTCATCAATTAATCGATTAGTttgcaaattgttaaaaaaaaaaaaaaaaaaatagtttatgtgAAAACCAAACGCTGTCTAAGGAGGAAGAttgaacaaatttttattggcatgaattgaattgtttttgtgttaaaaaggCTCTGGAAGAAGTGGAGAAGAATTTCGCGACAATGAGGTGTGTGCTGAGCGGAGACGGCGAGAATGAGCCGAATGCTGATCAAGTCACGCAGCTGGCTCAGGAGATATGTAAAGAGGATGTGATTTCTCTCTTGGTCCACAAGTTACCTATATTGGGATGGGAAGTAAGTAATTTTCGAAGCACATTgtcgtgtttttttttaacactgATTTCTCACAATGGTGTAGTGTTTTTGACGCAGACGCGGAAGGATTTGGTGCATTGCTGGTCTATATTGTTGAAGCAGAAGGTTGGCTCGACGTATTGCTGCCTGCAATACATTGAAAATCATTTGGAATTACTAGATTTTCTTGTGGTGTGGTAAGTTTAGGTTAATCGGTCTGGTTATTAATGTTAAAGGGGAGTGGAGAAATTGATGCCATCTGGCAAGATTCAGCATTGTGTTGTTATTGATGTTAATGGGTTTTCGGTGTTTCACATTATGTTATTTTGGTTATTGTAAGTCCTATCAATTATGGTCAACTACAATTATATATGTAGAAAACTCATTGTAAAGTAATGTTCTATAATAGTGGAGATAGACGAATATTAGGACGTTTGAAGGTATTGAACATCCGGCACATGTAATAAAGCGGTTTTTGAGAAGTTTGTATGGTTGGATGTCTGGTCTAGGCAGTGTCCTTTCCATGTCTTTTTTCAGAATTTATagatatttgaaattttatgctGTCAATCTTTAGGAGTAGCTTGATACACTTCTGGTGTATTTGAGTTTTTATCCTGTATTGACAAGGATATCtttacttgtaaaaaaaaaaataaaaaaaaaatgtttgtccCCTAGTTTTATGTTGTAGTCTTACTTGCAGATTGTGCCTATTTTGGGTGGTAGCTATATCTTCTGTTGAAGTGTTATGTACTTACCATCCATTGCAGTAAACTTACCATTTGGTGCCATGTACTTGCCATTCAGTGCTGTGGTGTTAGAGGGATTGATAGGATAATGTTGCATGTGACTGATAGTTCTTTTTTGAGCAGCTATGATAGCAAGGAAATTGCTTTGAATTGTGGAAATATGTTGAGGGACTGCATCAAATTTCCATCACTTGCAAAGTAAGACATTCAAcctcttcttccttgtttttctttgtctttgttttttcttttttccctaaCTGTTGTGCCCTCAATGATCCTGCTAAGTTGGTTCAAATTTGTGAATGTGCTCCATATTTATTCATTCATTAGCAATGATTGTACAGGATTGTACAAAAGGAagctatttaattaaattatagaaagaattaaattgTGTGATTGTGTGTTTGGCATATTTGTGATGCCTCCAGTTCATGAAAACTTTCAGATGTGATCTTTCCAttatcaccatcaccatcaccatcataTCATCATCACTATCACCACCATCACTTTTTATGATCTATTTTGATTATGGTCTTTGGATGCTTTTGAGGCATATATATTGAGAATTTTTTGTTAGGTAGGTTTGAGAAGAATGAGGCTCAATCACCAGTTATTGTGACTGATCTCTGATTCCTTATGattgtttgaattttgaactttGTGTGCAAGTGATGATGAGTTCTACTATCTCTACACAGGATTTATGAGCTGTGCATCATTGTTTGGATAGACAAAATTCTACTCGCAAATGATTTATGCATGTGGAATTATGGAATATATTAGTGCAAGAATTGATACCATGTGTTTTTATGTTACTCATCACGGTATATTTACAATATTGCTTAGGTTCAAAGCATGAGGCTTATGTTGTATGCGTGTGTAACTTATcaattttcccccttttttaaGCATTCACTTATTGTAGAACCTCTAGCTTATTTTCACCTGGTTGTGCATAAGCTTTCGTAGACAAATATTGATTTTATCACCATTTGAAGGTGGCttgtttttattaatgaataatATAACATGAATCCTGGGGCTACATAAATACATAATTGGACCAGCATCCAAGTAATTGGTAGCCTGATCACTGACCTTTGTATTCAATGGTACCTTTCTCTATTTTGAGGAGGGTGCCTGGTGTTCACCCTGTTATTTATGGGACTTAGGGGGTAAGGTGCTTCTATTGTGTtgtggaagaaagaaaaaaggatttcGTTGTTTTTATATGGAATGTGATGATGGAAGTAGCATTGCTTCAGAAATTTAGGATTTATCACTCACTTTAAAATCCTTGTTATACAGTTGTTAAACATTAGAAATTCTAAATTGATTGTACTGCTTTGGTGTTGCTAAAAGTAAAAGTAGTTCTTGTGGTATTTGCTTCTGTTGGAGAATTTTGGTTGTCATGCACTCTTACTTTGTGGCAAGCAAGTTTCattttttcacatgtttaaattttgtagTGATTTTTCAGATACATATTGGAGTCTGCAAGCTTTGagttgttctttaaatttgtggaGTTGCCTACTTTTGATGTTGCTTCTGATGCGTTTTCTACCTTTAAGGTCAGATCTATGAGTTTCTATgatattttgtgtttatgtgtttAATATTTAAGCCCCTTTCTGTGCTATTCCATTATAtgtctctaaaaaaaatgtttggcaGGATCTGCTTACTAAACACGATACGATGGTCTCTGAATATTTGACTGCTCATTATGATGAGGTTTGTCTGCCCTTGTCTTTCTTCCTATATAATTCTGAACAAATCTAGGCAGCAGCTAATGTTTCTTTAGAACCTCTGATGGATGCTTGATAAATATTTTAGGCTTAGGAAATTTTCTTGGTCACAAAGCTTTTTGAAGAATAATACTAATCATTTTAATTCATGTTGTTTTGGAAACCAGCATGTGCATGTACCCTGATATTGTACACTGCATATGCAGGCGGTGAAGATAGCTtgttcaaaattattttggtatAATTATATCCCATGTTAACTTTCAAATTATCTgataggtttttctttttgcagtTCTTTAATTTATATGAGAATCTCTTGACTTCTGCTAATTATGTGACAAGAAGGCAATCCTTAAAGGTTAGTTCTCGTTATAATTTTCCAGTaagtgttttgttgtttttttgacCCATGGGATATGCTAACAATAGAATGCTCATGAATTTTAGCTTCTCTCGGATTTTCTTTTGGAGCCTCCAAATTCCCATATAATGAAGCGCTACATTTTAGAAGTTCGGTACTTGAAAGTCATGATGACATTGCTAAAGGTAtagggtttttttggttttccatTGTCATTTATGGCATGGATGCTTAAGAGTTGGCTTGCTGAGAATGGAATTTATTCTTGTGTAACTGAAGATATGTCTCTATGTTTTGAATCACTTTCTTGTTTCTTACACTCTTTTGTTCAGCTTGGCTTGTCTTGTACTTCTATTTTACttgtgcaaattttttttcttgctgttAATTTGATATTCTGGTCATTGTGTAGACACACATTTTTCTGCGGTTTATGCAAGGTTTCAAGATCTGATCAAATGATCCAATGCCATCCTAGATTTGTCCTTGTGATACAAATTAAGGTCTTAACTACTTATGTGTGGAAGGGTTATTGTCTGTTGAGTGCTAGGCGGGATTTCTGTTTTATAGGAAACCAAATCTGAAATTAATCTCTTAGATGTGAACTTCAGATATATGGCATCTGCTGGACCCATCAAAGCTTTGTGgctttttttaatcaataatttaatttaccTGTCTGACTAGATTGTCTTATTCTGCCTCCTAGGTTGGTTGGCTCAAACTGTGTATTGCTGATGTTAATTCTTAATTAACTAATGGGCAGCCCAAAGCTGTGATAGACTAGCTTTCCAAGCTCCTCTATCATCAAAACATTGACCGCAACATATTTGTAATTCTTCCTTCTCTGTGCaataacttttttgtttgtttgttgttttctGTTTGTCTGAGAAGGATTCAAGCAAAACTATCCAGATGTCTGCTTTCCACATTTTCAAGGTACTCGAATGTTGCTCTTTCTTCTCATTGTTCGTCTGTAGTTGCAAAGTTGCTTATTTTCACAATCCTTCTGGTGCATATAGAAAGTACCACATGTATCCTGCAAAATATCTGTTTCTTTCACAACATAATTATCATTTATTAACTTGTTAAAGCATTAGGTTTTGATGCTTTGCTTGCCATACATGTTTCtcgtttgtttattttattttttattttattttataggtttttgtTGCTAATCCTAACAAGCCACGAGAAGTAAAGGTTATTCTGGCAAAAAACCATGAGAAATTGCTGGAATTGCTTCACAATCTCTCTCCTGGAAAAGGTTGTATATTTTTGGCAGTGTATCTCCTAACTAGCAGCACATTGGCTCTAGATTAAAATGGGCTAAAGATTGTGTTTTAAAACATTGTATATGAAACTATTCTTTCCTTTGTAGTTATCTCTGCTAACTTATTCATCTTTGCAGGTGCTGAAGATGAGCAATTTGAGGAGGAAAAGGAACTGATCATTAAGGAAATTGAAAGAGTATCTCGCTTGCCAATACTTGAAAGCCAGGTCATTTCTCCTAGTTGTTGATTTTCATTCTGTTCTGATATGCTTTTTGAGGTTTAACACTGATTCTATGTAATGTCTCTCTGCAAACACTTTTTGCCAAGACCCAAAAAAGATCATGCGCTGAGTTGTAGAAtattaattatcaaaagaaGAGTTGTAGAATTTCAAATCACCTAGTAGAAGAGTATGTATCAAGAACTGAATGCCTTTGTAATCCACAAAGCAGCAGTGGAAGATTATGTACAAAAACTGTATGTATTTGTAATCTCGTCGGTTCAAAATGTATTGCTTTTTGTTGTATTAGAGCACTTGAagtagtggtgctaaaaagctatttttagcaccattaAAAGGCTATTTGGAGCTGCTGCAGTAGAGCTATAGCCAAAAAAATTGGCTTCTCAGCTACAGCTACCGTGTacgactaaaaaaaaaaaattattttattttgtgtttacaTTGCTCTGGTTATAATATTTccggtgttttttttttttaattttttttaatgtattattttattgtaatagatatattattttattgtgatgttgatattattttatttttgttgaaaactaaaatagatcAACTGCGATAGCATGTAagtaagtaaaataaataaagtaatctTTTGTGATgctaggggctgtttggatttgcTGTTTCTATAATTCATAAATctgttttcattgatttttgaaaattagaaattgaaaacagtcTTTTACATGTTTGTAGTTTCCTTcgtaaaatgaattttaagaacaatttttgttttctgatAATTTTGGAttgtcaaacaagttttttaatttcaaaaataaaaaaattattttagaaaatagaaaaaaaaaaaagttattaaacaTACTCTCAGTTTCTAACGACATTTTTGTAATCAAACCCACGCACCGAGTCGCAATGTTTGACAAACCAGACtgaattattttttgggtgaaaCCCAGCCGCAACTTCTGAAGTTGAAAAATGGGTGATGAGTTAAGGAGCCAATCGGGAGATTTGGAAAAAAGGAGCATTTTAAGTGACGAAGGATAAACGATGAAGATTgagtaaaactaaaaagtaaCAATGATGAACGATGAGTGatacaaaaaaaccaaacaggGCTATATAGGTAAAAATATAGCTGTATTCTTGTTTTTTAAGTGTGCCCACTGTTTTGCCTGACAAAACCACTGCCACATGACCTCGTGAAGCACAAGTGAGATTGGACCCTTCAATGGTTTTTAACTTTTGTCATCCGCGtgtccttctttttttttttttttttttttatggtaagCGACCTTctaaagttataatttttatattattatgattattattattattatcatcatcatcatcatcaactaatcaacataaaaataagtaaagaaatattatacatgtaaggactcaatttgtaacgaactcaaaataatattgagttcgcacgtaaaaaggtccaaacaatataatttgtagaacgtgggtttgaaaggctaggtcttggtcaccagacggtggttaGTCGTGATATTGATACAGAACTAAACCATGTTCGCTCGAGAAGATTATCTCCTCGatacggtctgggaggctctggttcttggccttttttcccagcctcttttctggattgcttacttttccttttatattagcttaTATCCCTCATTcatcgtccacgtgtaggttcgtctttccaggactgatacttgtcccatcagcccatatccaAAGTGGTTgagggtggttgtaaaaactgaagagtagggttctgtcaggtgcagagtattcaatgaCGGTAATGACAGCTTTCCCTTCGTCCTTTGTTGCCATACTGTCCAGGGGTTCTTTTTCTATCAACGcagatattttaggttttttccaAAACTGTTTCTATACCGTTCTTGCCATTTCTTTTCAGGAGAGCCTTGGAGATGCCGAGGATAGAGTCATCATCGGCTATGTATCAAGgttacttggacttttattatgTGTCATCGGTTATATCCCACCTCGGCTCGGGCCCATCGGTCCAATGTAAAAGTGGGCTAGggccataaattattgggccccacaatacaTATGTTTGCTTAAGctttgatattttttgtttgccGGGTCAAAATTACgatatggaaaatataaagatatttcttttatttaattgaaattttttttatttgtattaattaaaagtatttatttatattttaaataattaataaattaagtaTGACATCAAAATTTGATTACTGTTCAactttttcaaccaaaaaagacAAACTTTCCGCGTAAAATAACTACAGCATGATGACCCAGCGAAGCAAAATTCTTCAGAAAGTCAATAATATAGAAGCTAACAAATTCCAAGAGGAAAGCTTCACGTATTTTGGACGAACTTTCCTTGTAGCTTCGTGGACTGCAAAGGTGAAGGGGATTAAAGGTTGAGCCATACTCCAGCCAAacgggaagagagagagagagagagagagagagagagagaatttgttaAGAATGTTAAGAAAGAAACGAgacaaaaaaagagacaaagaaagagagagagcgtTTTATGAAAATGGAAGCAAACTACATGAGAAGCTGATTGCCACTTGTAATGGTAGGCCAATTCCTATCCGTAGCTACTCTTGTGAAGAACTCCAGCGGGCAACAAATAACTACGATCCTAGCTGTTTTTTTCATACAGGTATGTTATGTGATTGGTACAATGGTTCTTTTGAAGGCCGAATGATTTCCATTAAAAAGTACAGAAGAAACCAACGTGACTATCTTTTCACTGATATAGCTGTTTCTGCAAAGATGAGCACTCACAATAATGTTCTAAAGCTCATAGGGTGCTGTCTCGAGACTCAAGTCCCCATTTCAGTGTATGAATCTGCTGCAAATGGATCACTTTCGAGTCGATTATTTAATGATACTAGTCATGATGGTGCACAACAACATGAACGTGAGCCCTTGTCATGGCAGAGCAGGCTAAAGATTGCAAGGGAAATTGCTCATGCAATTTCGTATCTCCACACTGCGTTCTCAAGACCTATTGTCCACAGGGACATAAAAACAGGAAATGTCTTCCTAGACCAACACGGTGTTGCCAAACTaactgatttttcattttccatatcGATCCCTGAAGGTGAAACTCACGTAGAGGATGTTCTTTGTGGAAGTGGAACTCAATATTTTGTATGCCCCCACTATTTGGCTACAAACTACATAACGGAGAAAGTTGACGTCTACAGCTTCGGATCGTTTCTGTTAGAGCTTTTAACTGGACAGAAATTGCAGTATCTATTTAACACCACTGACTATTTTAATGTTGAGGATCTTGAAAATGACAGAAAAAGATTTACCATAAATGAGGTTGTGGATCCTGCAATCCTTGTAGGGGAAGAAGGATCTGTTGTGTGGCAACAATTACAAGCTGTATTACGGCTTGCCCTCATCTGCAGAAAAAAGGATCCGGAGATCAGGCCAGATATGGTTGATGTTACAAAAGAgctcagaaaaattgagaggttCATCCTATGATTATTtggggtgtgtttggataccaatgaaaaattaaaatgattttactattcagcttatttttttttactatttataggtctcattgcactttttagtactattcataagttttactgtattatttcaactaacttttatctttatctacagtattttcagcaataagttttcagtttcagcaaaataagcggtatctaaacaGACCCTTGATTTGCCAATTCTGGATCTCTCATTGCTTTTGTATTGCAGTAGGTCCAAGTGAGGAGAAGCGAGAACTGTGAGAGCTtgttttgtgaaattttctatGTAATTTTTCAGAAGTTAAATGAATTCATTTTCGGGtgaattgtgagaatgtttgtttgtttaatttttcagAAGttaatgattttgtttttcatcaACCAATAATTTGGAGAAATTGTTATTAGAACCGGCATATTGGAAACCCAATCATGAATTGCTTTTTGCCCTCTCATTCAAAGCTTCTAAGATTATTCGGTTATTTCATACAAGTGTTTAGAAATCTTCCAAGCATATTACGGACAATGGTCATGTAGAGTGCCCATAACTTCCACTCGTATCAAATAATTTGTATGACTTTGGAAAGAAATATACAATTGCAATCTCTTAACAGGAAATTTTAGGAGCGCATTTCTTATAGTGTTCTTTTTGCATATCCATTAGCCTTCTTCCCATTCAGTGGAGTTTGTTGGAGTATATTGGAGGAGGTATTTAGTATCAAATGATATCATGTcagtaaaaaataactaacatATTATTTACGGACAATGGTCGAGTATAGTGCCCACAACTTCCATCCATATCATACATCAAGAGCAGAGGAAAATATTTCATATGCAGATAATTTGTATAACTATGGAAAGAAATATAGAACTGTGATCTCTTAACAGGAAATTTTAGGAGCACATTCTTAAAATGTTCTTTTTGCATATCAACACTAGCCTTTTTCTCATTTAGTGGAGTTTGCTAGAGAGTACAATGTTTCACACAATGTCCATACTTCCACACAAGGTGTTCACACTGTACACTTTAGGAATTGGATGTAAAAcaatcaaaaccctaaatgAATCATAGAGTAGAATCCATATTACCCGAGGTCAATTTGTTCTAGTGGTCCAAAGCTAACAGATGTGAGGTGTCTAATAGATGACGAACATATAAAATCCTTTACATTATACCAACTTAATTActatgaaatatattttttatatgtatatttaaagatgttcaactagtaaagtttattgttgttgaataaAGGATTTTGATTTAAATCCTgctaacaaataaataaattcaataatgtTAAAGAGCTATTAttgtgaaaaagagagagaccaTTGGTTATAAGTAAATTCTATTGtttctaatttaaaaataaatacataacaTAACATAATTTGAAGGCATGGGCACACAAGGAAGATAAAACTAATGATAGTGGCAGTGAATAAAGTATATAAACTTATGACGTGACCATAGAGTCAACTCTAAAAGGTTGtataaatgaaatcattttagaGTCAATGGGGGAAGGGAGGGATGATACTAGGGGTATTTGTGATGCTGAGCAGTTTTGGGCCAATTTTTAGTATCATATTTTGCGGTGCggtttagccaaaaccataatTGCATTGCACCTCATTTTTGTGGTCACATGTGCAGTGCAGGGTCCGTTtagatacagctgaaaactgaaaactgaaattgaaaactgaaaaatactgtagcaaaataatttttaaatgtgtgaatagtaccgtgggacccatttttaatgaaaaagttgctgaaaagtgaaatttataggtccatgaacagtatacgatgtgcactgattggatgaaaaaagtttgaaaagtcaaaatttgcggttactgttcattgaacagtgcatgaacagtaaccgcaagtctaaaaaacgcgtgaaaaaaaaaaaaaaaaaaagagggagaaaaacGCAAACGCGCTGGAATCAGCGCAATCCAAACGCAGCTGCAGTGTATAAAATGCGATTTGAagctgttatttatttatttattttcaaattttgggcttttcctgCCCAGtccaaaacatatatatatatatatatatatattttttttttttaatttttttggggccaagttttaaactattgaactaatttttctttattttgggttgtctttcctaatcaacacttgctaggTTGGTTTGGGCCAGCCCAAAACTTTGTTTTCATGAACTATAATACATCaggtatataaaaaaaattgaacttataTCATTATCTCAGCCCATAATACACTTGCTATATAAAAATTCATCATATATCACCATACAATTTAGCATATATTACTAATATCACTATCTTAGATTCTCAGGTATGCCTCAAACATTTAAATGAAGTCAAGTAGTTTGAATAGGGTACAGTAGCAAGCAACTTAAATGTTTTAATTGTCAAAATCTA
It encodes the following:
- the LOC126689247 gene encoding uncharacterized protein LOC126689247 isoform X3, with translation MSFSFFKPSRPKTPVEVAKAIKDSLTALDTKTVVEVKALEKALEEVEKNFATMRCVLSGDGENEPNADQVTQLAQEICKEDVISLLVHKLPILGWETRKDLVHCWSILLKQKVGSTYCCLQYIENHLELLDFLVVCYDSKEIALNCGNMLRDCIKFPSLAKYILESASFELFFKFVELPTFDVASDAFSTFKDLLTKHDTMVSEYLTAHYDEFFNLYENLLTSANYVTRRQSLKLLSDFLLEPPNSHIMKRYILEVRYLKVMMTLLKDSSKTIQMSAFHIFKVFVANPNMPREVKVILAKNHEKLLKLLHNLSPGKRCIFLAVYLLTSSTLALD
- the LOC126689247 gene encoding uncharacterized protein LOC126689247 isoform X4, translated to MSFSFFKPSRPKTPVEVAKAIKDSLTALDTKTVVEVKALEKALEEVEKNFATMRCVLSGDGENEPNADQVTQLAQEICKEDVISLLVHKLPILGWETRKDLVHCWSILLKQKVGSTYCCLQYIENHLELLDFLVVCYDSKEIALNCGNMLRDCIKFPSLAKYILESASFELFFKFVELPTFDVASDAFSTFKDLLTKHDTMVSEYLTAHYDEFFNLYENLLTSANYVTRRQSLKLLSDFLLEPPNSHIMKRYILEVRYLKVMMTLLKDSSKTIQMSAFHIFKVFVANPNMPREVKVILAKNHEKLLKLLHNLSPGKRCIFLAVYLLTSSTLALD
- the LOC126689247 gene encoding uncharacterized protein LOC126689247 isoform X1, with product MSFSFFKPSRPKTPVEVAKAIKDSLTALDTKTVVEVKALEKALEEVEKNFATMRCVLSGDGENEPNADQVTQLAQEICKEDVISLLVHKLPILGWETRKDLVHCWSILLKQKVGSTYCCLQYIENHLELLDFLVVCYDSKEIALNCGNMLRDCIKFPSLAKYILESASFELFFKFVELPTFDVASDAFSTFKDLLTKHDTMVSEYLTAHYDEFFNLYENLLTSANYVTRRQSLKLLSDFLLEPPNSHIMKRYILEVRYLKVMMTLLKDSSKTIQMSAFHIFKVFVANPNKPREVKVILAKNHEKLLELLHNLSPGKGAEDEQFEEEKELIIKEIERVSRLPILESQVISPSC
- the LOC126689249 gene encoding serine/threonine-protein kinase ZRK1-like, whose product is MLRKKRDKKRDKERERAFYENGSKLHEKLIATCNGRPIPIRSYSCEELQRATNNYDPSCFFHTGMLCDWYNGSFEGRMISIKKYRRNQRDYLFTDIAVSAKMSTHNNVLKLIGCCLETQVPISVYESAANGSLSSRLFNDTSHDGAQQHEREPLSWQSRLKIAREIAHAISYLHTAFSRPIVHRDIKTGNVFLDQHGVAKLTDFSFSISIPEGETHVEDVLCGSGTQYFVCPHYLATNYITEKVDVYSFGSFLLELLTGQKLQYLFNTTDYFNVEDLENDRKRFTINEVVDPAILVGEEGSVVWQQLQAVLRLALICRKKDPEIRPDMVDVTKELRKIERFIL
- the LOC126689247 gene encoding uncharacterized protein LOC126689247 isoform X5; the protein is MSFSFFKPSRPKTPVEVAKAIKDSLTALDTKTVVEVKALEKALEEVEKNFATMRCVLSGDGENEPNADQVTQLAQEICKEDVISLLVHKLPILGWETRKDLVHCWSILLKQKVGSTYCCLQYIENHLELLDFLVVCYDSKEIALNCGNMLRDCIKFPSLAKYILESASFELFFKFVELPTFDVASDAFSTFKDLLTKHDTMVSEYLTAHYDEFCNLYENLLTSANYVTRRQSLKLLLDFLLEPPNSHIMKRYILEVRCLKVMMTLLKDSSKTIQMSAFHIFKVFVANPNMPREVKVILAKNHEKLLKLLHNLSPGKRCIFLAVYLLTSSTLALD
- the LOC126689247 gene encoding uncharacterized protein LOC126689247 isoform X2 encodes the protein MSFSFFKPSRPKTPVEVAKAIKDSLTALDTKTVVEVKALEKALEEVEKNFATMRCVLSGDGENEPNADQVTQLAQEICKEDVISLLVHKLPILGWETRKDLVHCWSILLKQKVGSTYCCLQYIENHLELLDFLVVCYDSKEIALNCGNMLRDCIKFPSLAKYILESASFELFFKFVELPTFDVASDAFSTFKDLLTKHDTMVSEYLTAHYDEFFNLYENLLTSANYVTRRQSLKLLSDFLLEPPNSHIMKRYILEVRYLKVMMTLLKDSSKTIQMSAFHIFKVFVANPNKPREVKVILAKNHEKLLELLHNLSPGKGAEDEQFEEEKELIIKEIERVSRLPILESQVISPS